From the Candoia aspera isolate rCanAsp1 chromosome 3, rCanAsp1.hap2, whole genome shotgun sequence genome, the window TCAGCATGTGAAAAGGAGAATCTTCCAAGTTTTCTGGAATGCTGATGCAATTTCGGCCAAATCCCAGCCAAAGTGCATTATAGCTTCATGGTGGTTTGGTTAGGTTCTTTTCTGACTGTCTCTATATTCACAACCAATCCTTGAACTGGCATCTGGAGGCAGGCGGTCCCTCTGCCAGAGGTGATGGGGAGTTTTCAAATATCCTTCAAACCTGTCCCTTTGTTGGCCCATCCAAGTTAGAAGACCACATTTCACTCAGGTTAATTCTGCACTGGGTGGAAAAGTCCTTTTCCCCCctctgttctaaatctccttccagccAGGTTCACGTCCTGCCTGCTCGGGGAgtgttttaaaatttctctttGCATCCTTTCTAGCACTGACAAAGTTAATTGGAGTCAGTTGGATAAAGAAACATTCATTCCAATCCTATGCTTTGCTAATTTGTATGCGACCTCAGAAGATTTGACGTTTGTActttaatgcagggtttctcaaccaggattccgtggcaccctcaggttccacgagaggtccctaggggttccctgggagatcacaatttatttaaaaaattatttcaaattcaggcaacttcacatgaaagaggtaagcttcattatttatttttagtttaagagcaccgttaatgcatctatacagggctacccatgaaacgaatgtaatcattttataacttctgggctatatctgagcctgaatgggcaggggttccccaaggcctgaaaaatatttcaagggttgtccagggtcaaaaggttgagaaaggctgctttaacgGGTCCTATGATCAGCAAGGGAATAGGACCCATTAAAGCCCAGGAGCCAAGGATGTGGCTGTTTTCTTGCTtaataaaaaggggtggggggaactaGGAAGATCCATCTTTAAAGGCGCAGAAGTGAGGCTTTCCTCCCTACCTCAAGCCTAACCAGGGCAGGATGGGGAGGCTCTCGGCACAGCTGCCGAAATCCTGCGAGATGACTGGCCCTcgcttcctctccctttccccgTAGGCCTCTTCCCGGTCAGATGGTACCCACATGCCTGAAGCCGCTGCACCTGAATACACACTTCTAGCTTATCCGTCACGCTGGTTGTCAGAAAGCTCAGGCCTTTCCTTGCATTGCCCAGCCTCAGCCCAGTAGGGTGTCCCTGTTGATGAGACACCTTAGCAAACAcatttgggggggcgggggggagccaGATTTGAACGGAGCCGGAAAAGGTCGGGCAGCCGAACTCCCCGTCTGATGAAGCTGTGGAGAGAGTTCGTTCAACCGTAGGCCATTTCCTGGGAAGCCCGGTTTCCAGATGAAAATAATTAAGTGGCTAGCCCTCATGAGGCCTGTCGTTAAATGCAAAGGTAGAGCTTCCTGTTCCGTATTCCCAGAACAAGCTCTTTTTCTCTCCAACCGGCTAAAAGGCGCCGTTTGGCAGAAGGAGCCGTGAAGTGCTTTCATGTGGTACGGTGGGAACTCTCCTGTGCTTCGCTCAACCAAGGGTAGGGTTTCTCTTTTGGCCCCCTCGCCCCAATTCCCCGCCTTCTGCCCCCAGCTCGCTTCTGATGCTCCTCTTGTCTTTGCTGAAGCTTTGCTAAACAAGAaaggaaaggtttttaaaaagtccgGCAAAGGTCTTTGAGCAAGGCCAAGGCAACAAGTGCTTATGCAGAGTGACCTGTTTCCCACTCAAGGACGCTTTCATCGCCTAGAAAAAGCGGATTCTTCCTCTCCACCTTGATCACCTTCCGAACGGGGGTCTGCAAggtgtcaagatggtggccacaacagccCCACCGGTATTTCATGCTCATTGCAGTACTGAGCGTAGCCTGCGGACAGTCCTGCTTCTGAACCAGCCTTCTGCCCTTCCCTACGTTACCTctttggaaactgcctggaaatGGCCTGTACTCTAGAAAGGTCCCATCAACCATGTTAATATTCTCTCCCTGCTCTGGTTTTGTCACTGTCCTCTGACTCAGGGTTGCCCTTGACTTCAGTGAACGGCCACTGATCCCCCAGCAGGTAAACCAATGTcctatagaatcatagaattgtacggttagaagggaccttggagatcctctagtccaacccccaatTAAACAGATCACAGCTTAGCACACTGAAGGAACCCAACCATGCGAATGCACACACTGGAGCGTACCTTGAATTCTGGTTTGCAAGTGGCGTTTATGCTCAGGAGGGGGTTGTAAAtgtgaaaaggtgctatcagctTTCTTCTCATTCTAGCTACATgaactaacacagctctcctacaaCATGAGTAGTACTTGTAGGAAAAGtcggggggggggtgaggagcCTCCCACTAACCTGAGCTGCTAGCTGGGGAATCTGGAAAACTGACCTCCCCCCACATCTGGACAGCACCGGCTTGCAGAACAGAGCATCAACTCTCTCATTCAAGCTGCAGGGAGAAGATGGATGTCCGTAACCTCTGGCCATCTGCCTGGGCTCCAGCAGGGCCTTGGGCAacagcacacaaacacacacacgcctCCCAGACCTGAGGGCCAACAGACGAGGGTCTCTCCCTGCTGTTTGCTTGAAGGCCTCCACTTTAAAAACTGCAGGTGAGACCGTGCCGTTCAAGGGAAAGGGGGCTTCCAGGCATGTGTGGGTCTTCATGAAGGGGCAGAGGAGGAAGGGCAAAGTCCAAACTTACAAAGCATTGCATGTTTTGATGCAGTGAAGTGTGCACTTGCAGCATACTATAAGAGGGGAAAGCACTGCTTGCGACAGGCACCAAGGCAGACACAAActgcatcagtgtttctcaaccttggccgcttgaagatgggtggacttcaactcccagaattccccagccagctactggctggggaattctgggagttgaagtccacccatcttcaagcggccaaggttgagaaacactgtaatagacTAAGCCAAGATAAAGAAAACTCCTTATGGTGCCATGAGATGGACTGACTCAGTGGTTGTATTCTCACAACCTGCTTAACGCGTTCGGTTCCAGACCTATCGGCTGCATTCAGACAACCCACCGACCTCGGCAAGGGTTAAGGTGGGTTAGCCTTTTTGCAGCTGAGCCCGTTGGTTAGTTTGTGAGTCCATGTATTGGGTGAACTCAGGACCTGTTAAGCACGCTGTGTGAACGCAGCCTGTGTCAAACCCACAAATCTTCCCGTTGCACAGTGAGGGGTAGCGTGCAACTTGGAGAGCAGGGAAGATGGGCTGGGGTCTCCCGACGGTGCCAGTTCCCAGTTGGGAAACTGGCCTCTCGAACTGGCTTCGaaatccttcctttccttctgcctttccactTTTCTCTTGGATGGTCTGCAAAGAGCGGTGTGTCGATTCATTTCCTCGGGAGAAAGATGTCTCTGACTTTGAGtggctggtttgttttttttcctccccccaccccccacttttttttttgttgccaGCCCTgggaaaaatgaattattttcttgcACGGGAAGAGAAGACAAATCCACTCGGGGTTCACCGGATCCATCCCAGCCCGAGCGGAGAAGGAACCCATCGGCTGCCGTCAAGAGGTCAAACCATCTCCTGCAGCCGGCGCACAAAGGGAGGGTCTGCCCCTTTCTGGCTTCCTGAGACAATGAGTTATTGCCCTGAGGTTTCCCTTCCTGTCTGCTCCTTTGCTGGAGATATTTAGTCGTCCTCCACTCTCGCTTTCTCACCTCAGCCTTGGCGTCTCccccacaaccctgtgagctgagcaCTTTGCAAGAAGGCAGAGAGCCAAGGAAAGCAGACTGAATGTGCCCAGGGGCTTCCTTCTGCGAGAGGTCGGCAACCAAGGCAAGGGACGCTGTGGCCCGGCCGGGTTGGGGGCCAGCAAGTTTGGGATTGTCTGTGGGAGATTTGCTGCCTGAGAATGCCAAGGTGGAATTTAGGTACTGGGAAGGAAGAGTGTAGGgatgaaagagagaaggagactTGGATTTGGCATCATCCTATGttggttagatcagtgtttctcaaccttggccgcttgaagatgggtggacttcaactcccaaggctggctggggaattctgggagttgaagtccacccatcttcaagcagccaaggttgagaaacactgggttagatatTCGGATCCCTCCGTGAAACTATAGCCAGGTGTCAGCACTTCAAGGTAGAACAGGCCAGGAAGCCAATGCcgtgtaggtcagtactacttttattgtaaagctatagtaacagcatcttgcaagtctgaatgcacttccccctccctctttatCTTCTTGAGAACTATGGAGGGTCAAACgagagacgctttctcaaattacatttctgcccgggactcaaatttcttttaccTAGCCGTTGTTTTGctggcggctcttcctcctgtccttcaaggccattccctcttccctctacaccaGGGTAGGGGATCGAGCCAAAACTTCAAGTTGCAAGAACACACTACTGTATacacttgcagataagcccatccgcgGATAAACcgaccctcgaatttttaaccaaaataccatgaaaagtgTGCCTCCTGTGGAGAAGCCAACCCtaatttttcatggcattttataAAGTAATACTTTATCCCGTATATACTCATAATCAGGATATATGggcactttaaaaaagtattaccgtatatactcatggataagcccatctgtggataagctgaacccaatttttggtgcattttggcacctaagattcttggcttatccacaaATATACACGGTACTTGTGTTACGCATGGCTTAAATGTTGGGGAAGGGAAATCTGACATACTTCTTCAGACAAAGTCTGAAATAAAAACGTAATAAGGTTTTCAGTGGCAGTGGGCTTCTGGATAGCCTCTTCACCATGATGAAAAACCAATACAGCAGATTTCTTAATTTAACAGACCTCCTTTTGGCAGGCCTCTGATACAACAGACCAATTTTTTTGTCCAGACTGCATCATCCCCATATAATAGACTAATGCTGATTCAATCAAGAGCTTGGATTTTAAGCTGAGGTTTTACCACAAATAATATGCCATTTATGTCGGTTATGTAAAAATGGAGATGACATAAATCCGGATTTAATGGACACGCCTTTCCCCCCAAGTGAAATCACTTTACTGCATCAGTAATGAAACTGACTTTCCCCACGTGCTTGAAGAGGTCAGCTCAACTCTAAAGAGCCTCATTCTCACAACAGACTAAGTTTGAAGGGTATCAACCTTGTGGGTTTTGTTTGGCTGTTATATCCAAATCTTtgggagtatgtatgtatgtatgtatttattttattcactgcccatctcactcagagagcaactgaGGAGTGGGGTCTGTTAAAAACCAGTTCCGGGGGGAATGCGTTGCAGGCAAGGGATACAAGTAGGTCTCCATTAGTGCGGTTCACAAACCCCACGAAATGGTCGCATTATTTGAATTCACACTATTCAAAGGGATAGACAAGGACCaaaagacagcggtggtgatagaggTAGTGGCGCGAAGTGATAGCTACATCGggaagaaggagggggagaggcTGGAGaatcccagggcctgaaggaggaactgggggGGATGTGGAACgggaaggccaaaggggtcccggGGGTgctaggggcactcggggctgtgactcccaagctgggagaggggatccaacagaccccaggagcaacctcagagctctctggcCAGAAGAGTGCCGTGCTCGGAGCAGCCAAGATCCTGCGCAggaccctcagactcccaggcctctggtggaggagctgggattgaggaagacacacaccacccacggaggtgagaagggaaattttttatatatataaaaggaacTGAAGAAAGGGTTTAACATTTCGTATATCAACATCTTGGGAATGCATAGATGTATTTGACGTTCTTTCGGTAAGGTGTGATTTTCACATATATAACACCTGAAAGACCTGAAaatctatctacaggtagtcctcatttagcaaccacaattaggaccgagTGGGCACTAAGTGTGACCACTAAGTGTGACCACTAAGCagagtggtcactaagtgaaactgcaactatttatggtcttacttcagctttcccttgctttacagacctgtgaagatcgcaaatgcaaggattggtcacaaagttactttttcatcaccgtcgtaattgcaaatggttgctaaatgaggcagttactaaacgaggactacctgtatgcagttgctaggagtcaaaaatgacttgatggcacataataataaACCCCCCCCCCAcgtcctttgaaagaaaaaaaaaagtcttttcagTAGGAATTTCAAGGAGAAGCTCATGTTCACATCAAGGCATTAAGTTTATTTATCCTTTGTCATGATAAATATCTCCCCACCCACCATTGGTCTGTTTATTTCCAAACAACACTGAATTCCTTctgtcaggggtgtctgcaagaacggggtcaaaaaaatcaagaggacaGCCAGGACCAGCGTTCgaagccccccaccccacgtACAAAAGGGGCGGAGTTTCAACCGCATGGTGGGGACtgtcctcttgacttttttgacccctccctgcagacCCCCCTGCTTTCTTTCCATACCTCATTACTCCTTGAAGCCGACCATTGGCAGCTGTGCTCATTCATTAGAACAGATCTAGCAGGTGTCTTTGTTTAAGATGTTAAGCTTGGTTAGGGATAATCTCTGGTGGAGACTACCCTAAccaagctggcaaaagaaagccaGCCCCTTTCTTTCGTTTCTGGTTCCAGGTCTTGCCCAAATTGGGTTAATCCAGGAACCTGGGTCAGGTGTGTCATGTGAATGCGATCAATGTATTGGGGAGAGGGGTGCATAGGAAAGATGATCTCGGCACCAGAGGCCCATTCACTTCTCTGCTGAGCGTGTGTGGTGCAGATGGCTTTTGGTCCTTGCTCTGCTCTGTTTGCCTGGTTTTCTGGCTCCAGAAAGAGATGGGGAGAGCTGATAGCACACAGCGCTTAGTCCTGGCCTTGCCTGTTGCAAAACTGGTCTGGATGAAGCCTTTACGCTCCCTTTCAAGTCCATCTTCTTGCCTCTAGGCTCAGATCAGGTAAAGGTGGTGGCGTGGCTCTGCTCCGAGCAAGCCAATCATCGCTTCCCCCTCTGCCGTTGCAGAACAGGCTGAATTGTGCTGTGCCCCCCTTGAAGCCCTGCAGCCGACGAGGGGCCCACCTGACTCAATAGCTCTTGGGCTAGTTAAGACTGCAATTTTCATTGGCCAAACCTGGCCTTATGAGAGGGATTATTCCAGTAGCAGCTAAACAgccaaagctaagcaggatcagtccATGTGGTCAGTCCTGGGATGGGAGACCGCCAGGAGATCCAGGCCTGTAGGCTAGACCAGGAAGTCAAAAACAGATCCCAGggcatggcaaaccatttccatattgtcaGGAAAAGAAGATGGACCTACCACAAAGTCACCGGAAGGTGAGCTCAGCTAGAGTAAAAGCTTTCATTAACTGTGGGACTTTTTTCAGATAATAATGTGACTGTTTCATTTTTCACACAGTATGCTAAGCCAAACCAAAAaagacagaagcagcagcacCTTCTGGTTTAATTCAATGGGATGGTTCACGAAACCACACCAGAACAGTAGTtgcattcagacaacatgcttAACCTAGTTACTGAATTAAGTAATTTTCAGGACTCACAAACTACAGtgaaccaagcttagcatgttgtgtgaatgcatatTAACAGCCAACTTACTTGGCAAAATCAGGAAACGGGTTAATTCCGTACACAGGTCAACGTGTCAAGAGTGAACACATCCACAGTCTCCTATTCGTGTGACAAAACCAAGCCATTTCCTGTGGGTGTGGTCCAGAAGGGTGACTTACATGCAATTACAGAAATAAATAGGAAGCACCGGGTcttcctagatcagtgtttctcaaccccagatactttaagctgtgtggacttcaactcccagaattccccagaagttgaagtccacacagctgaaagttgccaaggttgagaaacattccGTATCGGTCTCTGGCTTTTGATGCTTCACCGAGCAGGGCGTGACACGAGTATCCGGCCTCTCGTCTGAACAGAGCAAGGCTTCGCTTCGGTCCAAGGCGAGGGGCGCGCCGCTGCTCCAGGCCGACGATCCCCGACCGGCCCTGAAaggctcgctcgctcgctcttgCCCTGCACGGCGCCTCGCCCGAGCGCCTGTCAAAGCGCCGCGCCGCGCCACGCGCCCGGGCCGAGCGGCCACCGCTGGCTCGGACCTCCGGCGCGGCGCTTTCAATTTCCGAGACCGGAGCAGCGCCGCCGCCTCATTGGCCAGCCGGGAGGATGCTGCGGCTCTCCATTGGCTGGCTGGGATTCTGGCCGGGCTCCGCGCTCCGCCCACGGGCTTAAATGCCGCGCGGGGCGGGGGGTTCCCACAGACGGAGCTCGCTCGCTGGCGGGCGCGGGGCGGCGTCTTCCGCGGAGGGACCCCGCCGCTTCGCCGCCTTGCGCCCCGTCCGCCTGCGGCGGCTCGGCGGCCCCCGGCGCCGGGGGCGGCCATGGCTTTCACCGTGCTGGGCCCCGTGGCCGCCCACGTGCTGTACCCGGAGCTGAGCCTGCTGTCGGAGGAGGACGAGGAGAACCGCAGCGAGAGCGACGCCTCGGACCGCTCGTTCGGCTGCTGCGAGGGCCGGCGGAAGGGCGGCCGGCCGGGCGGGCACGGgccggtggtggtggtgaagcagCGGCAGGCCGCCAACGCCCGCGAGCGGGACCGGACGCAGAGCGTGAACACGGCCTTCACCGCCCTCCGCACGCTCATCCCCACCGAGCCGGTGGACCGCAAGCTCTCCAAGATCGAGACGCTGCGCCTGGCCTCCAGCTACATCTCCCACCTGGCCAACGTGCTGCTCCTGGGCGAGGGCTGCCAGGACGGGCAGCCCTGCTTCCGCGCCCTTTGCGGCGCCAAGGGCGAAGGGGGCCCGGGCGGCCCGCCGCCGCGCACCATCTGCACCTTCTGCCTCAGCAACCAGcgcaaaggggtgagtgaggggGTGCCCTCTGTGCATGCTCTGTCccgcgctgccgccgccgccgccgcccgctggCTTCACCTCTTCCCGCTGCAAGTGCGGGAGGGCATCCTTCTGATGTTATCCTTTCCACCAccacaacagccctgcgaggtggAGTGGcctgagagaggaactggcccccAGCTGCCCTCCCCAGGGAGCTGGGTGGCCTGGTGGGAGTTTGAACCTGGACCTCCCTGGCCCTAGTCCAGTACCTGGCACTTAGAGTAAGCCCCAGTTGGCCCCTGGGGTTGCCAATATGCTGGATGTTTGGGCTTCTTGCCCGTGGAGCTGACCAGTTTGAAAAAtcggagtgggggggggggggcaacaagCGGTAGGGTGCTCCCTGGGTCTAAAAGGAATGCAAATAAGGTTGCAAGGAGGAGGGGGGCAAAAAAATAAGCAAGCCCAGTCCTTGTTTGGTGTTTCCTTCCTTGGCCTTCTGACCCAGGCTTTACTTGGTTGGGCTCACCCTGAAAATGGACTAGCAGAAGTGATAATTAATGGAGAGGGAAGGGGGATTCAGGGCCATGCATATAGAAGGGCTGTTTCCTGTTGCTCAACCacaaacatgcatttatttatctgagtttattagctgcccaactccagtgcacactgggcagcgtacaaaactggaaaagccataaaaacaaaacatcgGACCAAATGGACAGCTCAAAATAAAATGgacaacaaaaatcaaacaacAATACCTCAACCCCAGCCCGCATCTACTAATTGGAGGCTAGCGGCTGGTAGTGTTCACGTGGCCTCTTTAACTAGGTTGTGGACCTAGTGTGCACATGTTCTAACTCTGATCCGTGTCATCCttggtgtgttgtgcaaaccccaCAGTTTGGGGAGGTGATGGGTCAATGTGCTGTGCAACTCCAGGAAATGCTATAATTCAGTACTTAAGCAGGGCGAGCGCTGCTCATTTTCAAAGGCGGTGTTCCTTTGCCTAGGAGAAATCAAGCTTGCTTTTTTCAGCGCAATCCTcacctctctctcaacccagtcCCTCCCTCTGGCAACACAGGAATTAAGAAAGGGGTGCACCTCACAGACCTGGGGTCAAACTCAATTTTCTGTAATGAGCAAACAGTGAACAGCAATACTGAtggccttctgaagaatctgagGATTTCCTCACTGGGCATATAACCTACAGTGGGCTTGGATGACTCCCAGACACCCCAGCGTGGGATTATGGGGGTTTTCCAGAGCATCTGAAAGGCAGTAAGTTAGGAGTGGCCGCTGCAGAATGTTCACGGCACTATTGGTTTTTGCTAGATGTGTGTGTTGCTGGAACTTTGATTAGCTCCCGTTAGCAATCTGTTTTGTTTCTTAGATGCAACCTCTACCTTGCATGCCAAACATTTTAGCCCATATTACACTGACATAAATTTTGATGCAAATTCCATTCCCACATGCCAAACAGAGGAAGGGTTGGGTGGATCAGATGTGGGTGTAGAAAGAGGTACATTATATGCCAGAAAAAGTCCTTGTGCTGATgcgtggaaagaaagagaagtgtGAAGAAAGTTTCCCTTAGAATTTTCAGTGAATGATGGCTTGTGGCCACACAACTCCACTTTTGCCAAAACAGGAGAGGGGGAAAACGTTTGGGCCTATACACTGCGGTTAACGAAAAACAGACAAACTTCTGAGTGCATTAGGGCAATGCATGGACCCATCATAACTGAAAAATGTGGCTTAGTGTGATTTGCTACTTCAGCCGTAAATTGAAACTAGTTTAATGCCCTTGGACGACAAAGACTTGCGGAGAAGACCTGTTAGCGGAAAATAATGCAAGCCATGATGATTTCCATCTGGGACACGGGATGGAGTAGAGTCTAAACCAGTTCACAGCATGAGCCGCAGTTTTGTGTCCTTGCTGAACTGGGAGGAAAAATGCCACAAGGGAAACTTGTTCGGGGGGCGGTTACCTCTTAATCAGGGGAATAATATAATGCATCTCTCAAAggatggggaggcgggggggttGGAAAAGCCAGAGCTCGAACGAGTGTGAATGTCAGATTTTCTGATCTGCTGTTCTACGTACTTCATGGAGGATGGTAAAAGTAAGTGGGAAATAAAAGGGCTGGGTCTCAGCTCCTCAGCCACCAAGACCCAGGGTTAACCGTGTGGGGCTCATGAGGAAGGAAGGTTGCTAAGCTgctgtcttcatttttttcccccttctgggaGTGTGATTGCAGAAAGTGGGGAAAACTTGCGAAAAAACTTGGCGAAGTAGAAACGGGTCATGTTGTAAGACTTTTCTATGCAAATGAACAGCTGGGttattctcctgcatttttaggGCCATCCAGGAAAGGAATCGAGATCTCTCCTCCTCCTAAGGAGGGTGATGCTAGAATCCCTAAAAACAGTCTGCAGTTGGTTTCGGACAGACCAAGGAAAGGATGCGTCTTTGCATGGCATGTAAATGTTCTTTGAGGGGCTCCCCCACACACTGGATGTGACGGATACGAGTTGAGCTGGTAATGACCAATCGGTGCCGAAATTGAGTTTGGTTTAAGGCAGCTTCCAAGGCCCCTATCACAACCCGGGCTCTTCTGTAGTCCTCCCTCATTTTTGCGTGACAGAACTTTGCGCCAGCCTCCTTGGCTCCCTAACAGTTTAAGTGTGC encodes:
- the TCF15 gene encoding transcription factor 15, yielding MAFTVLGPVAAHVLYPELSLLSEEDEENRSESDASDRSFGCCEGRRKGGRPGGHGPVVVVKQRQAANARERDRTQSVNTAFTALRTLIPTEPVDRKLSKIETLRLASSYISHLANVLLLGEGCQDGQPCFRALCGAKGEGGPGGPPPRTICTFCLSNQRKGGSRRELGGSSCLKARGGNHVKMLRR